One region of Miscanthus floridulus cultivar M001 chromosome 19, ASM1932011v1, whole genome shotgun sequence genomic DNA includes:
- the LOC136526129 gene encoding uncharacterized protein translates to METLTFEVVGFHGTYHTILGRPCYVKFMAVPNYTYLKLKMPSPHGVITVGTSFQRAYECEVKSYELTSATLTSEELVAIGKDNAEGVPDTKQVVGSFEPMENIKEVLIDPDNSTDKTVHISTALFPE, encoded by the coding sequence atggagaccctcaccttcgaagtggtggggttccatggaacctaccataccatcctaggacgaccatgctatgtgaagttcatggccgtccccaactacacctacctcaagctcaagatgccgagcCCACATGGGGTCATCACTGTCGGCACTTCTTTCCAAAgggcctatgagtgtgaggtcaaAAGCTACGAGCTCACTTCGGCAACCCTCACTTCCGAGGAGCTCGTAGCCATCGGGAAGGACAACGCTGAAGGAGTGCCAGACACGAAGCAGGTGGTCGGATCCTTTGAGCCTATGGAGaacatcaaggaggtcctcattGACCCTGACAACTCCACCGATAAGACGGTGCACATCAGCACCGCCCTCTTCCCCGAGTAA